The genomic region TTCTTATGGCAAAACCCCGGCGTGCAGCGGATTGTTAGAAATTTTAAAACCTAAAAGAGTGGTCATTGCCACAGAAGAAAACGAAGCCAAAAAAGGGGGTTTAGCAAGGCTACAAAAGGCTTATATTGAAACAATAATTTGTCGCAATTTAGAAAACAAGGCTAAGGATTTGCTCTTGCCTTTTAGGGTAATGGAACAAAAGGGGCGTTTTAATTTGTTCAAACTCGCTTTAAGGATGAATGGGGATTACCATCATGGCAAGATCACCGGGCAAAAAAGCGTTATTTTCACGCACAACCAGCGTGCGGTATGCGACACGCTCATCATTTCTGGGAAAACCATAAGAACGGACAACCCCTTATTAGACGCTCGCTTTTGCGACAGCTTTTATCACAATAAAAACCCCAATATCGCTATTTTATCCAAGCGCTCAATTAATCCTAATTCAAAAGTTTTTTTTGCACCCAATCGTTTGGTTAATATTTTCAACAACCCTAAAGATTTACCCCTAGAGAAAGGGTTTAATTTCATTGAAGGGGGGTGGGGATTATTTGAGAGCTTGAGGGATAAAATAGACGCGTTGCTTTTGCATTCGCATGCGTCTATGATTGGCGAAGCGTTTAGCGCATTCGCTTTAAAAACCCCTTTTAAGGGGCGGTTGTTGCATGCACAAATCTTAGAAAATGAAGCCCTTTTATGGATAGAAAACTCTTAAGATTATACCAGCCCTTAAACGCTTATTCTTACAATAGCGATTCGCTTTTTTTATACGATTTTTCACGCCCTTTTATCAAAAATAGCGGCGCGATTTTGGACATAGGCTCAGGGTGTGGGGTTCTAGGCTTGCTCTGCGCTAGAGACAACCCGCTAGCGAGCGTTCATTTAGTGGAAAAGGATAACAAAATGGCGTTTTGCTCCCAAAAAAACGCCCTTAAATTCCCTAACGCTCAAGTGTTTGAAAGCGATTTTTTAGATTTTAACCCTCCGATTTTGTATGATGCGATTGTGTGCAACCCTCCTTTTTATGCTTTAGGCTCTATTAAATCTCAAATTAAAGGGCATGCGAGGCACCAGAGCGAATTAGACTTCGCTTCTTTAGTGGCTAAAGTGAAAAAATGCTTAAAACCTAAAGGGTATTTTATTTTTTGCTATGAAGCCTTGTCGCTTTGCTTGGTCATAGAGAGTTTAAAAAGCACTAAACTCACGCTAGAAACTTTAAGGTTTGTTCAAAGTTTTAAAGACAAAAACGCCCATTTGATGCTTGGAGCGGCTAGGAATAATTCCAAAAGCGCTCTAAAAGTTTTGCCCCCTTTAATCACGCACCATTCCAAAAACCAAAGCGACAACACCAAAGAAGTTCTAAGCATCTATCAAACCTGTAACACTTATTCTATCAAAGCGCTTCTGAATTAGCGCCCTTAAATTAAGGATTAAAAAAATGAAATGTTCGCATTGCCAGTTGGAGTTTAAAGAAAGTGAGCTTTTTAAAGAGGTGATCCATCACAAGGAATTGTATTTTTGCTGCACGGGGTGCGCTAGGGTGTATGCGTTATTGTTAGATTTGAATTTAGAGAGCTTTTATGACAAATTAAACGATTCCACTTTAGCCCCCGTAACGCCCCAAGATTCAATGAGCACTTTGGAATTAGAACAAGCCCTTGAAGAAAACAATAAAAGCGATTTTATCCTTAATCTTTTGCTAGAGAAAACGCATTGCAACGCTTGCTTGTGGCTCAATCAAAAGGTTTTAGAGCGCTTAAAGGGGGTTAAAAAAGTGAGCGTGAATTTCACCACCCACCATTTACAAATCGTGTTTGACAAGTCTTTAAACCCTAAAGAGATTATTCAAAAAATTGAGAGTTTGGGTTATGGGGCTAAAATTTATAACGCAAAAAATTACGCTCTAAAAGCCCAAAAAGAGCAGCGCTCCTACTTGCTCACTTTGAGCGTGGGGTTTTTTGCCACCATGAATTTGATGTTTATTGCCATTGCCAAATATGCGAGTTATGGTAGCACGAGTTATGGTAGCGGCATGGATAAGCTTATGCAAAGGAATTTGGATCTCGTATCGCTCTTTTTAAGCTTGTTGGTGCTAGTGGTGGTGGGGCGTTTTTTCATTAAGGGGGCGTTTTACGGGCTAAAAAATGGCGTTTTGGGCATGGATTTGAGCGTGTCTTTTGGAGCGTTATCGGCGTTTGTTTATTCCATTTATGCGATGTTGGTGTCTCAAGAGACTTATTTTGAAGCGAGCAGCACGATTTTAACGCTTGTTTTTGGCTCTAAGTTTTTGGAATTAAAAGCTAGGCTGTTTGCGAATGAAAAATGCCTGGCCCTAGAATCGCATGAAATCCATAGCGTGATTGTTGTAGAAAAGGACAAACAAATAGAAAAACACCCTAAAGATGTGGCGATAGGCTCTGTTGTTTGGGTGCCAAGCGGGGCTAAAATCGCTTTAGATGGCGTGCTTTTAAATAACGCGAGCGTGGATGCGTCTTTGATCAGTGGGGAGTTTAAGCCTTTGGAATTGGAGGTTAATGATCCAATTTTAGGGGGTTATGTGAATGTGGGCGTGCCTTTTAGCTATCAAGTGAGCGCGACTTTTCAAAACTCACGCCTTTCTAGTTTGCTAGAAACTTTAAAAAAGAGTTTTTTAGAAAAGCCCTTAATTGAGAGCAGCGCGAATCAAATTGCGGATATTTTTTCTAAAGCGGTGTTGTTTTTAGCCTTTGTGAGCTTTTTATTGTGGCAATTTGGTTTGGGGGGTAATTTTGAAAAAGCCTTAATGGTGTGTATTAGCGTGTTGGTCATCAGCTGCCCTTGCGCGTTCGCTTTAGCTACGCCCATTGCGCTAGTGATAGGGGTGTTTAAAAACCCTTTGATCGTGTTTAAAGAAGCGTTGTTTTTAGAAACTCTGGCTAAAGTGAAAAAAATCTTTATAGACAAAACCGGCACGCTCACGCAAAAAGAAGTCCTTTTAAAAGAAAAAATCATTCATGAAGAATTTGATGAAAGGCTTTTAAAGAGCCTTTTAAAAACCAGGGAGCATTTAGCCCATAGCACGATCCTTAAAACTCTAAATGGCGATGAGGTCAGTTTAGAAAAGATAGAGTTTTTCGCTCATGGCTTAAAAGCGAATTATCAAAACGAAACTTTGCTAGTGGGGAGTTTGAAATTTTTAAAATCCATGGGGGTTGATTTAAAGGTTAAAGAGAGCGCTAATATCATGGTAGGTTTTGCGAAAAACAAGACCTTATGCGCGTTATTCATTTTAGAAGAGCGTTTGAAAACTAACGCTAAAGAAGTCATTCAAACTCTACAAAATCAAGGCTTGGAATTAGAGATTTTAAGCGGGGATAATGAAAGCTCGGTTAAGGAGTGCGCGAAAAAATTAGGGATTTCTAAGTATCATGCCAATCTGACCCCTGAAGATAAGGCTCAAATCGTCAGTTCTTATCAGGGCGTTTGCGCGATGATAGGCGATGGCAATAATGACGCGCTAGCCTTAAAACAAGCGAGCGTTTCTTTGGGGTTTGAAAAAAGCGCTTTGAGTAAAAGCGCATGCGATATTTTGCTTTTAGAAGAGGATTTGAGTTTGCTAGAAAAAGCGTTTGATAACGCTCAAAAAGTCTATCAAGTGGTGTTGCAAAACATTGTTTTGAGTTTGATTTATAACGCTATTTTAATCCCAGTCGCTATGCTAGGATACATCAACCCTTTAATAGCGAGTTTGAGCATGAGTGCTAGTTCGCTCTTGGTGGTTTTAAATTCTTTGAGGTTGAAACGCTCTTAAACAAACCACATTGTTTTGGCTAAAATGGCGATTAAAAAGCCAAAAGTTAGAGCGATAGGGTGGATATATTTACCAATAGGGTTTTTCTTACCCAAAAATTTACACGATAAAGAAAAAAGCACCAAAAGAAAAATGCTTAACGCTAAGATCACTTTAAGCATGAGTATCTTTTGAAAAGGGGTTTCACACCAGCCTTTATCGCCCCCATGTATTGACTAAGCATCATGCCCCCTGTTAAAACAAGCCCTAAAACGCATAAGGGCATGATTTTGATCGCTCTTTGAGTGATTCCTGCATTCGCTTTATTGGCAAACTCTTCGCCAAACATTTTCTTCACATTGGGGAAAATTACCCCATCAAAAAACAAGTAGCCAATAAAAATGATGGCGCACAATAAATGAACAACCAACACATAAGGATAAATCGCATCCATTTAAAATCCTTTATTCATGGGAAAATTAAAGAGTTTTTAATCTACTATAAAAGGATTTTATTGTCAAGTAGCCCACTATTATGGGAATTTTAGGGGTGGTTTTTGTTTGACTTTTAAGATTGCAATTAGCTATAATAAAATAATTAAAAAAGTAACACTTAAGCGGAGACCCTAGAGAGTGGTGTTCAATTTTATGACAAAGAAGAAAAATAGAATGCAAGATTGCAAAATGGTTGGTAAAAATTTTAATCGTAAGGAATCTGTTTTGATAGCTCAATCTTTAGATATTTCTAAAAAAGGCTCGGTAATTTTAGGCGCTCTTTTGAGTTCGTTATGGCTGACAAACCTCTTAAATGCCCATGAAAAGAATGGCGCGTTTGTGGGGATTAGCTTGGAAGTGGGTAGGGCTGATCAAAAGACCAACGCTTATAAAAACGGCGAGTTGTTTCAAGTGCCTTTTGGCGATGTTTCAGCCAATGATAATGGTAAAGTCCCTGACGGGCAGACCGGTGGCTGTCAGCCAGCTTCAGGGACGCCAGGAACGCCAGGCTATACTAAAGCTAATTGCGTGGTCAATTGGACTTCTCGCACCATGCTTAGCACCAATAAGGACATTCCTGGCCGTAACCAGCCGATGTATGGGCTAGGCGTGATGACAGGGTATAAGCATTTTGTGGGTAAAAAAAGGTGGTTTGGGCTGCGCTATTATGGCTTTTTTGATTACGGGCATACCAATTTTTCTAACTCTAGGGCCGCTAACGCCATATCGCCCTTTTATTTGAGCGATCAAAAAGCGGACATGTATACTTATGGTTTTGGCACAGACATGCTTTTTAACGTTATAGACAAGCCTAAGGCCACGGCCGGGTTTTTTCTAGGCGTGAATTTTGCGGGTAACACTTGGACTAATAATCGTGTGGGGTATTTTAAGGACGGGTATGTTTATGGCGTCAATACGGACGCTGACGCTTACATGACTAACGCTGATGGCACAATCACTTGCGGGGACACGACGCCGGCGAGTTGTGATGTGGGGATTAACCCTAATAGCGTCTATACCACAGGAAGATTAAATGCTAAGGTGAATCACACGATTTTCCAATTTTTAGTGAATGTGGGCATTAGAACCAATATTTTTGAACACCATGGCATTGAATTTGGTATCAAAATCCCCACGCTCCCTAATTACTTTTTCAAAGGCTCTACTACCATAAGAGCGAAAAAACAAGGCCCGCTAGAGAATGGGAACCCGACCACTATCACCGGAGCAGAAACCAATTTCAGCTTAACCCAAACCTTACGCCGTCAGTATTCTATGTATTTGCGTTATGTTTATACTTTTTAAGTTTGGTAGGGTTTTGGGGTAAGGCTTGTAGCTTATACTTATATATGAAAGCTTGATTTGTCAAGCTTTTGGGTTGTCATTGAGTTGCAATAACTCTATGCTGTTTTCTATTTTTTGATAAATCTATCATTACCACTAATGAGTCCTTATGCTGTTGTGGGGATATTTCTATAATGCGTTCTAATTCTTCATTGCTAAAGATATTCATTGGAGTCAAATTTTTCTTTCAATTCTTTATTTTGATTGATAGATAGCTTTGCAAAGAGTTTAAATTAGACTAGGTTGGATTGTCTGAGATAAATACCTTTAGCGTCCTTTATACGAACGCCCTTTTGGTGTTAGAGCATAAAAACCTTTTTGCAATCTCTCAAAGAGTCCTAAACTTTGTTTTGAATGGCTATCTTTTTGATGGTGGTTGAGTTCGCCCCTAATGCTATTTTTAAAAGTATCGCTTTTGTATTTGTATCCCCACTCTTCTTTTTTATTCTCTCTTCTAATGCCTGATAAATATCTTGTAATGCTACTTGTTTAACGCCTTTTTTCTCACAAGCGAAAATAAATTCTACTATCATTGCCTTGATAGAGGGGATAGTTCCAGGAAGCAATTTTTCTTGTTTTTCAATCTCTTTAATCTTTTCTTGAATGCTTTTATCTTTTGAGACTTTTTGTTCATTTTTAATAATGGCACTAAAAACTTCATCATAGCTTTCTAAATACTCTTCATTAGGAGTGAACAGACTATCTGCATATTTTATAGAATTATAAATAGCGTTTAACTGCGTGTAATATAAGGGTTTCTTTTCTGTAAAAATGGTATTGACTTCAAAATTATTCTCCAACCCCCCTTTGGTTAAGTTGGTGCTGCCTATAATGGAAGTCTTTTCTTTTCCATTGTCAAACATATAAATTTTAGGGTGGAAGACAATATCTGTTTTATTGTTTTCTTTGTCGCCGTAGCAATAAAATCTTAATTTTTTATAAGTTTTATTTAAGTCTAGCAAAAATCGTATGGATTTTGAGTCGGTTGTTTTAAAATCAAGTCCTACAATAATCTCAAATTCTGCCCCCTTTTCTAAAGAATCAATCAAAGCATCTTGAATCACTTCAACCCCACTGTATTTTAAAAAAGCAACTGCAATATGAGTGCTTAAAGAATTTCTTAGCCCTTCAGTAATCACTTTGGGATAATTGAGATTAGATAGGATTTGAACAGAACTCACCAAAAACCTTAATAATTTTTTAGGCTATTTTACAAGTCTTAAGTTAATGTTGCATGGCAAGTTTCTTAATTTGGCCCCCTAATGAGAGCTTGAGTTATCTTGATTATAAGTTTATAAATCTTACAACCTCTTATTAAGCTTTTTAAAATACCAAAGACTGAGGGCTAAGAATACGAAAAAGGGCGATAGCACGCCTATTTCAGGAATGAGTATCCCTGAAATGCTGAACTTCCCTAAAGCAAAGAATAGCCCCCAAACAACGAGCGTGATAATGATAAACTTTAGCCCTAAAAGAGCCAGGTTTTCATAGCGGGCGAGACTGGGTGAAAAATAAGCGATTAAAACGCTTAAAAACGGCACAAAAAAGGGCAAAATCGCAAACACATACAAAAACGAGCGCACTTTTTTCGTGTCCGCATTTTGGCGCACTAAAGCATGCAAGGATAAAAGAGCGTCTGTGATAGAAACCGCAGGCTTGTTTTGATAAATGGTGTCTAAAACTTTAGGACGGAAATTTTTGAGCGTTTTAAAGGTTTCTAAACGCGTGGTGCTTAAAGCGTTTGCGCCCAGTTCAAAATTTAAGGGCATCTCATAGATAGTAGTGTCATGCAAAATCCAATACTTGTCTTCAAAAAAAGCTTCTTTAGCTTCAGCATAAGATTCCAAAGTCTTATCTTTTAGGCGAAAAACCTTGATATTTTGGGCTTTTTGCAATAAGGGATTAATCTTATCAAAATACACATAATCATCGTTGTATTTCACTAACAAATGCTCTGAGACGCTCAAAGAATTGTCTTTATAAATTAAATTTTGCGTTTTTTCTTCCATATACACAAAAGGAGTCGCGTTCAACCCCACATAAACAGCCGTGAAAAACAAGCTAATCAAAAAAATAGGGCTTAAAATCTGGCATTTGGAAAATCCAATAGAGAGCAGGGCGGTGTATTGGTTGGATTTAATGAAGGCGATGTAAAATAAAACCATCGCCAAAAGCAAGGAAATGGGCAAGGTGTAATTGAGCGCAAATAAAATATCATAGGTGAAAAATAAAATGATCATGTTCGCAGAATCAGGCATTTTATCGGCGTATTTCAGGCTGTCAATGCCTACAAAAAACAATTCCAAAGCCAAAAGCACGATTAAAAAGTATTTGAAATAATACCACCCCACAAATCTAAACAAACGCACTTTAAACCCTTATTCAAACCACGATAAAAACTTAAAATTTTTGATAGAGTGCATTTAACTTTCTATTTTTAAAGGTTTTTTAAGCGTGAAACGATTTTGCATAGCGTTAAAATCATGGCTTTCTATAAAAAATTTTAAGGCGTTTTTGGCATGTTCAAACACAGCGTTTTTTAAAGGCTCTTCGTTTTTGTGGAATTTTGAAAGCACATGCTCAACCACTCCAATCCCTTTAGAAATCCCCACCCTCAAGCGATAATAAGAATTAGAACACAATAAATCAATGGATTTTAGGCCGTTATGCCCTCCATTCCCCCACCCTTTTTAAACCTCACAACGCCTAAAGGTAAATCCAAGTCGTCATGGATAATTAAAAGCTCTTTAATTTTGTAAAAATTTTTAGCGCTTAAAACGCTCTCGCCGCTCAAATTCATGTAAGTTTGGGGTTTGAGTAAGATAAAATCCTTATAAACGCACAAATAAGCGTTGTGTTTGGGAGAAAAAGTGAAAGAAAAATCCAATTCGCTAACGAGCGAATCTAAAATATCAAAACCAGCGTTGTGTCTGGTGTGGGCGTAACGCAAAGTAGGGTTGCCTAAACCTACTAAAAGCGTCATCACCTGAAATCACTTCGCTTTAATCACACCGATCACAGCGATAGAATCATGATCTAAGATCTTCACATTCTCGTGTTTTTCTAAATCGCGCACCAAAATAGACTCATTCACGTCTAAAGGGGCTACATCTACTAAGTAGTGATCGGGCAAATGCTCTGGAGCGCATTCCACGCTGATACGCTTTTTAGAGAGCATCAAAATCCCTTTATTTTTCAAGCCCACTGGAGTGCCTTGGTGTTTGACGGGGACTTTAAATTTGGACTTCACGCCCTTAGTAACAGCGAGTAAATCCACATGGATAAGCTCGTTAGTAACGGGGTTTTTTTGGTATTCTTGAACCACGACTTCAAAAGTCTTATCCCCTAATTTCACCGGGAAAATCAAATGCTTTTTTTCCTTAAGGTATTTAATGAAAGGGTTTAATTTGAACGCGCCATTCACGTTTTCAATGCCCTTTCCATAAACATTTGCGATTAGATAGCCATCTTTTTTTAAAGCTTTAGCGTTAGCTTTAGTAATACTCTCTCTAATAACGCCTTCTAACATGTCAATCCTTTAAAATAAAATAAGGGCTTATTCTATCCAAAAAACCCTTAAAAATCAAAAACTGCTTAAAAGCTTTTCAAAGGATTGTTTGAACGCTATCAAGCCTTCTTTAAGGAGTTTTTGGGCGGTGTTTTCTAAATCAATGTTTTGGTTTTTCAATTCTTTTTTAAACGCTTCAATTTCTGTGATTTTTAAAGGGGTTTGATACTCGGTGTTTGGGTCAAGCAAATAAGCGTTTAAAGCCTCTAATGGGGCTGTGTTGATAGAGTTTTTAAAACACAGCGCTTTAATGTAATAATCTTTAGCTAAAGAATTAGATTTAACGCCGGTGGATGCAAAAAGGGTGCTTATTAGCTTATTGGCATGCTGACTGATTTGATAATAGCACTCCGTAGCGTTCATAATCCCGCTTTGAGCTTGCAAGTTTTTTGGCACTAAAGGGTCTATTTCTTTGTCAAATCGTGAGACAAACACGCTAATGACCGCTCTTTTTTGCGCTTCTTTGGCTAAGATTTGAGCGATTTCACCGGCAATTTTAGGCGAAAAGACTAAAGTTACATTAACAGGAATAGAAGCTTTAGTTAAAGCGCTAATGACTTCAAGAGCGCTTTCGCTCGCCGGGACTTTAATCATCACATTAGGGCGGTTTAATGTTTTGAATAACCGCTTGGCTTCATCAATGCTTTTAGCGGCATCATCTTCTAAAAAAGGGTCAATTTCTAGGCTAATGTAGCCGTTGTTAGGGTCTTTTTCATATAAAGGCATTAACGCGCTAGAGGCTTGTAAAATATCCTTTAACGCCAAAGTTTCATAAATTTCTTTAGCTTTTTTGCCTTTGAGTTTAGCGATTTCATCTTTATAAAACGCGCTTTTTGTGATCGCTTCACAAAACAAACTGGGGTTACTCGTCGCCCCGCAAATAGCCCCCTTATTGATGAGCTTTAAAAAGTTGTTTTCTAAAAAATCCCTTTCTATAAAATCGCACCACAAACTGAATTCTTGCATGTTTTATCCTTGTTTTAAATGTTGGTAATAGCTTTTAACGACTTCCTGGTCGCTAAAAAAAATCGTTTTGTCTTTAAAGATTTGAATATTTTCATCGCCCTTGCCTAAAATCAACAACACCTCATCGTCTTTTAAATTTTCTAAAGCGTTTAAAATGGCTTTTTTTCGGTCTTTTTCTATAATGACTTTAGAAGAATCGCTGATGCCTTTTAAAATATCCTTAATAATGTCTTCTTCGTTTTCGCTTCTGGGGTTGTCTGAAGTTAAGATGATTTTATGCGCGTAATAGCTCGCTATGGCTCCCATTTTAGGGCGCTTGGTTTTATCCCTATCGCCCCCTGCTCCAAAAAGAGCGGTGATTTTTTGGTTTTTAAAGCTTTCAAAGACTTGTTGCATGCCGTCTGTGGTGTGGGCAAAATCCACAACCACTAAAGGTTTAGAATGTACAATTTCCAAACGCCCCTTCACCCCATAAAAGTTTTCTAATAACGGCGCAATCGCTTCTAGCGGTAATTGAGTGAGCAATTTGACCCCCAAAACGCCCGCTAAGATATTATAAAGGTTGTAACGCCCTAAAAGGGGGGAATGCATAAGGGCGATTTCTTTAAGATTGGGATCTCTTAAATCTTGTTGGTAGCATAAAGACGCGCTAATAAAGGGGGTGAGCGAAAAGGCTTGAACGTTTAAATGCGCTTTTTTATCCAGCGCGTAAGTGTGCGCGTTAATGGGGTTAAAAAGGGCGTTTGTTTCATCTCTGTTGATGACTTTCAAGCCCTCATCTTTAAAAAAGCTGTTTTTAATATCTCTGTAATTTTCTATGCTTTTGTGGAAATCTAAATGATCGCTTGTGATATTGGTTAAGATTTTAAGGGCAAAATCAAGCCCAGCAATGCGCTTTTGGACAATCGCATGGGAGCTCACTTCCATAATAAAG from Helicobacter pylori harbors:
- a CDS encoding outer membrane protein — translated: MVFNFMTKKKNRMQDCKMVGKNFNRKESVLIAQSLDISKKGSVILGALLSSLWLTNLLNAHEKNGAFVGISLEVGRADQKTNAYKNGELFQVPFGDVSANDNGKVPDGQTGGCQPASGTPGTPGYTKANCVVNWTSRTMLSTNKDIPGRNQPMYGLGVMTGYKHFVGKKRWFGLRYYGFFDYGHTNFSNSRAANAISPFYLSDQKADMYTYGFGTDMLFNVIDKPKATAGFFLGVNFAGNTWTNNRVGYFKDGYVYGVNTDADAYMTNADGTITCGDTTPASCDVGINPNSVYTTGRLNAKVNHTIFQFLVNVGIRTNIFEHHGIEFGIKIPTLPNYFFKGSTTIRAKKQGPLENGNPTTITGAETNFSLTQTLRRQYSMYLRYVYTF
- a CDS encoding restriction endonuclease yields the protein MSSVQILSNLNYPKVITEGLRNSLSTHIAVAFLKYSGVEVIQDALIDSLEKGAEFEIIVGLDFKTTDSKSIRFLLDLNKTYKKLRFYCYGDKENNKTDIVFHPKIYMFDNGKEKTSIIGSTNLTKGGLENNFEVNTIFTEKKPLYYTQLNAIYNSIKYADSLFTPNEEYLESYDEVFSAIIKNEQKVSKDKSIQEKIKEIEKQEKLLPGTIPSIKAMIVEFIFACEKKGVKQVALQDIYQALEERIKKKSGDTNTKAILLKIALGANSTTIKKIAIQNKV
- a CDS encoding UDP-N-acetylmuramoyl-L-alanyl-D-glutamate--2,6-diaminopimelate ligase; the protein is MKLKKTLTYRNRAYSFLSDNTNEVLENPKEILFVKTPLNEKYSPLIAEKNLAILDFNELKNYFDFKIKIVGITGTNGKTTTASLMYSLLLDLNKKTALLGTRGFFINDERIKEKGLTTPTLLELYSDLEEAIRLGCEYFIMEVSSHAIVQKRIAGLDFALKILTNITSDHLDFHKSIENYRDIKNSFFKDEGLKVINRDETNALFNPINAHTYALDKKAHLNVQAFSLTPFISASLCYQQDLRDPNLKEIALMHSPLLGRYNLYNILAGVLGVKLLTQLPLEAIAPLLENFYGVKGRLEIVHSKPLVVVDFAHTTDGMQQVFESFKNQKITALFGAGGDRDKTKRPKMGAIASYYAHKIILTSDNPRSENEEDIIKDILKGISDSSKVIIEKDRKKAILNALENLKDDEVLLILGKGDENIQIFKDKTIFFSDQEVVKSYYQHLKQG
- a CDS encoding tRNA1(Val) (adenine(37)-N6)-methyltransferase, which gives rise to MDRKLLRLYQPLNAYSYNSDSLFLYDFSRPFIKNSGAILDIGSGCGVLGLLCARDNPLASVHLVEKDNKMAFCSQKNALKFPNAQVFESDFLDFNPPILYDAIVCNPPFYALGSIKSQIKGHARHQSELDFASLVAKVKKCLKPKGYFIFCYEALSLCLVIESLKSTKLTLETLRFVQSFKDKNAHLMLGAARNNSKSALKVLPPLITHHSKNQSDNTKEVLSIYQTCNTYSIKALLN
- a CDS encoding 50S ribosomal protein L25, which encodes MLEGVIRESITKANAKALKKDGYLIANVYGKGIENVNGAFKLNPFIKYLKEKKHLIFPVKLGDKTFEVVVQEYQKNPVTNELIHVDLLAVTKGVKSKFKVPVKHQGTPVGLKNKGILMLSKKRISVECAPEHLPDHYLVDVAPLDVNESILVRDLEKHENVKILDHDSIAVIGVIKAK
- a CDS encoding heavy metal translocating P-type ATPase, with amino-acid sequence MKCSHCQLEFKESELFKEVIHHKELYFCCTGCARVYALLLDLNLESFYDKLNDSTLAPVTPQDSMSTLELEQALEENNKSDFILNLLLEKTHCNACLWLNQKVLERLKGVKKVSVNFTTHHLQIVFDKSLNPKEIIQKIESLGYGAKIYNAKNYALKAQKEQRSYLLTLSVGFFATMNLMFIAIAKYASYGSTSYGSGMDKLMQRNLDLVSLFLSLLVLVVVGRFFIKGAFYGLKNGVLGMDLSVSFGALSAFVYSIYAMLVSQETYFEASSTILTLVFGSKFLELKARLFANEKCLALESHEIHSVIVVEKDKQIEKHPKDVAIGSVVWVPSGAKIALDGVLLNNASVDASLISGEFKPLELEVNDPILGGYVNVGVPFSYQVSATFQNSRLSSLLETLKKSFLEKPLIESSANQIADIFSKAVLFLAFVSFLLWQFGLGGNFEKALMVCISVLVISCPCAFALATPIALVIGVFKNPLIVFKEALFLETLAKVKKIFIDKTGTLTQKEVLLKEKIIHEEFDERLLKSLLKTREHLAHSTILKTLNGDEVSLEKIEFFAHGLKANYQNETLLVGSLKFLKSMGVDLKVKESANIMVGFAKNKTLCALFILEERLKTNAKEVIQTLQNQGLELEILSGDNESSVKECAKKLGISKYHANLTPEDKAQIVSSYQGVCAMIGDGNNDALALKQASVSLGFEKSALSKSACDILLLEEDLSLLEKAFDNAQKVYQVVLQNIVLSLIYNAILIPVAMLGYINPLIASLSMSASSLLVVLNSLRLKRS
- a CDS encoding YjgP/YjgQ family permease, whose product is MRLFRFVGWYYFKYFLIVLLALELFFVGIDSLKYADKMPDSANMIILFFTYDILFALNYTLPISLLLAMVLFYIAFIKSNQYTALLSIGFSKCQILSPIFLISLFFTAVYVGLNATPFVYMEEKTQNLIYKDNSLSVSEHLLVKYNDDYVYFDKINPLLQKAQNIKVFRLKDKTLESYAEAKEAFFEDKYWILHDTTIYEMPLNFELGANALSTTRLETFKTLKNFRPKVLDTIYQNKPAVSITDALLSLHALVRQNADTKKVRSFLYVFAILPFFVPFLSVLIAYFSPSLARYENLALLGLKFIIITLVVWGLFFALGKFSISGILIPEIGVLSPFFVFLALSLWYFKKLNKRL
- the tal gene encoding transaldolase, with amino-acid sequence MQEFSLWCDFIERDFLENNFLKLINKGAICGATSNPSLFCEAITKSAFYKDEIAKLKGKKAKEIYETLALKDILQASSALMPLYEKDPNNGYISLEIDPFLEDDAAKSIDEAKRLFKTLNRPNVMIKVPASESALEVISALTKASIPVNVTLVFSPKIAGEIAQILAKEAQKRAVISVFVSRFDKEIDPLVPKNLQAQSGIMNATECYYQISQHANKLISTLFASTGVKSNSLAKDYYIKALCFKNSINTAPLEALNAYLLDPNTEYQTPLKITEIEAFKKELKNQNIDLENTAQKLLKEGLIAFKQSFEKLLSSF
- a CDS encoding bifunctional diaminohydroxyphosphoribosylaminopyrimidine deaminase/5-amino-6-(5-phosphoribosylamino)uracil reductase; this translates as MRLYESLLETCLNKAWEYQTLALENPSVACMVLDKNHEILSLETHKKAKTPHAEVLAAKSALKILRPHLKSDLEKLEDPKILSDFLKTRHDNAFKDCVFLITLEPCNSYGKTPACSGLLEILKPKRVVIATEENEAKKGGLARLQKAYIETIICRNLENKAKDLLLPFRVMEQKGRFNLFKLALRMNGDYHHGKITGQKSVIFTHNQRAVCDTLIISGKTIRTDNPLLDARFCDSFYHNKNPNIAILSKRSINPNSKVFFAPNRLVNIFNNPKDLPLEKGFNFIEGGWGLFESLRDKIDALLLHSHASMIGEAFSAFALKTPFKGRLLHAQILENEALLWIENS